A single region of the Azospirillum fermentarium genome encodes:
- a CDS encoding benzoate/H(+) symporter BenE family transporter, with protein sequence MPSSPSPSPLRFDDIVHPVTAGLISVIVNYGGTFILVFQAARIAGLSPELTASWVWSVSIGVGLTGLFLSWRYREPIITAWSTPAAAFLVTALATTPYDEAIGAYMVSAAAFAVLGLSGCFETVIRLIPSGIASGLLAGILLQFGIGAFGGATADPMLVGLLIVAYVLLKRFTARYAVVGILVIGLAFLLLQDRVDLSGLELTLAAPVFTMPAFSLNALLSVALPLFLITLTGQYMPGMLVLRNDGFRTSANPIVTVTGLGSLLMAPFGSHAFNIAAITAAIVTGREAHEVPSKRWIGGIAAGVFYVLVGVFGVTLAAVFMAFPASFITTLAGLALLGTIGGSLAGAMADPASRDASLITFLASAANITMFGIGGAFWGLVIGLVAYAVMHGRFSTRDPGLPASAARAAAARISGAAGAWVRAHTTLR encoded by the coding sequence ATGCCATCCAGCCCGTCACCATCCCCCCTTCGCTTCGATGATATCGTCCACCCCGTCACCGCAGGTCTGATCTCCGTCATCGTCAATTACGGCGGCACCTTCATCCTGGTGTTCCAGGCCGCCCGGATTGCCGGCCTCAGCCCCGAACTGACGGCATCCTGGGTCTGGTCGGTCTCGATCGGTGTCGGTCTGACGGGCCTTTTCCTGAGCTGGCGCTACCGGGAGCCCATCATCACCGCCTGGTCCACGCCCGCCGCCGCCTTTCTGGTGACCGCGCTGGCCACCACGCCCTACGACGAGGCCATCGGTGCCTATATGGTGTCGGCGGCCGCCTTCGCCGTGCTCGGCCTGTCGGGCTGTTTCGAGACGGTCATCCGGCTGATCCCATCCGGCATCGCTTCGGGCCTGCTCGCGGGTATCCTTTTGCAGTTCGGCATCGGGGCTTTCGGTGGGGCCACGGCCGACCCCATGCTGGTCGGGCTGCTGATCGTCGCCTATGTCCTGCTGAAGCGCTTTACCGCCCGTTACGCCGTGGTCGGCATTCTGGTGATCGGTCTTGCCTTTCTGCTCCTGCAGGACCGTGTCGATCTGTCGGGGCTGGAGCTGACGCTTGCCGCACCGGTTTTCACCATGCCGGCATTTTCGCTGAACGCCCTTCTGAGCGTTGCGCTGCCTCTGTTCCTCATCACGCTGACGGGCCAATACATGCCGGGCATGCTGGTTCTGCGCAATGATGGTTTCAGGACCAGCGCCAACCCCATCGTGACCGTTACCGGGCTCGGTTCGCTTCTCATGGCGCCGTTCGGGTCGCACGCCTTCAACATCGCCGCCATCACCGCCGCCATCGTCACGGGGCGGGAGGCGCATGAAGTCCCCTCCAAGCGCTGGATCGGCGGGATCGCCGCCGGCGTGTTCTATGTTCTCGTGGGTGTGTTCGGGGTGACGCTCGCCGCGGTCTTCATGGCGTTCCCCGCCTCCTTCATCACCACCCTGGCGGGGCTTGCGCTGCTCGGCACCATCGGCGGGAGCCTGGCCGGGGCCATGGCCGACCCGGCGTCCCGCGACGCATCGCTCATCACCTTCCTGGCCTCGGCGGCAAACATCACGATGTTCGGCATCGGCGGGGCGTTCTGGGGGCTGGTGATCGGCCTTGTCGCTTATGCCGTGATGCACGGCCGGTTTTCGACGCGGGATCCCGGCCTGCCGGCCAGCGCCGCCCGCGCCGCCGCCGCGCGGATCAGCGGCGCCGCCGGAGCGTGGGTGCGGGCGCACACCACGTTGCGGTGA
- a CDS encoding bifunctional 3,4-dihydroxy-2-butanone-4-phosphate synthase/GTP cyclohydrolase II, whose product MALAPIEQALAAIARGGFAVVVDDENRENEGDLIMAADRVTPEAIAFLVRHTSGVLCASLTGERLDALDLPQMVERNGESMRTAFTVSVDARTGVSTGISAADRALTIRRLADPAAVAGDFVRPGHIFPLRARPGGVLARPGHTEAAVDLARLAGCAPAGILCEIVNDDGTMARLPDLTVFAERHGLPLVSIAGLIAHRRRTEILVRRVSTARLPTRHGDFTAHVYESLLDGVEHMALTLGRPEQDAAPLVRLHSECLTGDVFGSARCDCGDQLDKALAAIAREGSGAVVYLRGHEGRGIGLGRKLAAYALQDQGRDTVQANQDLGLPVDGRDYLAGAHILRDLGIGRVRLMTNNPAKPAALTGLGLAVERVALPAAVTPFNRRYLTAKRDVLGHAIEVKEPAEAKPAVYRAAGRIAAA is encoded by the coding sequence ATGGCGCTCGCGCCCATCGAACAGGCCCTGGCGGCCATCGCCCGCGGCGGCTTCGCCGTCGTGGTGGACGACGAAAACCGCGAGAACGAAGGCGACCTCATCATGGCCGCCGACCGCGTGACGCCGGAGGCCATCGCCTTCCTGGTGCGCCACACCAGCGGCGTCCTCTGCGCCTCCCTCACGGGCGAACGGCTGGACGCGCTGGATCTGCCGCAGATGGTGGAGCGGAACGGCGAATCCATGCGCACCGCCTTCACCGTGTCGGTGGACGCCCGCACCGGGGTTTCCACCGGCATTTCCGCCGCCGACCGGGCGCTGACCATCCGGCGGCTGGCCGATCCGGCGGCGGTGGCGGGGGATTTCGTGCGCCCCGGCCACATCTTCCCCCTGCGCGCCCGCCCCGGCGGGGTGCTGGCCCGCCCCGGCCACACGGAAGCGGCGGTGGATCTGGCCCGGCTGGCCGGCTGTGCCCCCGCCGGCATCCTGTGCGAGATCGTCAACGACGACGGCACCATGGCCCGGCTGCCGGACCTGACCGTCTTTGCCGAACGGCACGGGCTGCCGCTGGTGTCCATCGCCGGCCTCATCGCCCACCGGCGGCGGACGGAGATCCTGGTCCGCCGGGTGTCCACCGCCCGCCTGCCCACCCGCCACGGCGACTTCACCGCCCATGTGTACGAATCCCTGCTGGACGGGGTGGAGCACATGGCCCTGACCCTGGGCCGCCCGGAACAGGACGCGGCCCCGCTGGTGCGGCTGCATTCCGAATGCCTGACCGGCGATGTGTTCGGCTCGGCCCGCTGCGACTGCGGCGACCAGCTCGACAAGGCGCTGGCCGCCATCGCGCGGGAGGGGTCGGGGGCGGTGGTCTACCTGCGCGGTCACGAGGGGCGCGGCATCGGGCTGGGGCGCAAGCTGGCCGCCTATGCCCTGCAGGACCAGGGCCGCGACACGGTGCAGGCCAACCAGGATCTGGGCCTGCCGGTGGACGGGCGCGATTATCTGGCCGGTGCCCACATCCTGCGGGATCTGGGGATCGGGCGGGTGCGGCTGATGACCAACAACCCGGCCAAGCCCGCCGCCCTGACCGGCTTGGGGCTGGCGGTGGAGCGGGTGGCCCTGCCCGCGGCGGTCACGCCGTTCAACCGCCGCTATCTGACCGCCAAGCGCGACGTGCTGGGTCATGCCATCGAGGTGAAGGAGCCGGCGGAGGCCAAGCCCGCCGTCTACCGCGCCGCGGGCCGGATCGCCGCCGCCTGA